The Cloacibacterium sp. TD35 region CGTGCGAAAAATACATCAAAGACGTTTCCATAAACAGCATTACCTGTTCTATGTTCTTTGGGTATAATCTCAGCTTTTTACAGCACCCCTTTTTCTTGAGTGCAAATGTATAAAATTTTTATAAATTTCTAAAAATACCGAAAAGAATTACGATGATGAACAAAATTAGTATTGTTTTCTTACCGATGAGAAACTGTCTCAACTTAGCATATTTCTCTTGATGAAAACTGGTAAAGAAAATCAAAGAAAAATAAGGAATTCCGAATAACACAAGTGCATTTTGATGAAACGCTTCTCGGAAATTCAAATGTAAAACCTCGTAAAA contains the following coding sequences:
- a CDS encoding DUF2752 domain-containing protein, which codes for MTKKITFWLSVCLILLLVGYFFVFNPAQNPSCFLPCYIYEITGYQCSGCGSQRAFYEVLHLNFREAFHQNALVLFGIPYFSLIFFTSFHQEKYAKLRQFLIGKKTILILFIIVILFGIFRNL